A portion of the Streptococcus sp. Marseille-Q6470 genome contains these proteins:
- the tsaE gene encoding tRNA (adenosine(37)-N6)-threonylcarbamoyltransferase complex ATPase subunit type 1 TsaE: MHTKNEDELIALGQELGSLLEKNDVLILTGELGAGKTTLTKGLAKGLGIHQMIKSPTYTIVREYEGRLPLYHLDVYRIEGDADSIDLDEFLFGSGVTVIEWGHLLGEALPADYLELEILKDGEGREVVFHAHGQRATELLKGLTDGV; the protein is encoded by the coding sequence ATGCACACAAAAAATGAAGATGAACTCATTGCTCTTGGACAAGAGCTCGGCTCTCTGCTAGAGAAAAATGATGTATTGATTTTGACTGGTGAATTAGGTGCTGGAAAAACCACATTAACAAAAGGTCTAGCTAAAGGACTAGGGATTCATCAAATGATCAAAAGTCCTACTTATACCATTGTTCGAGAATATGAAGGACGCCTACCCTTATATCACTTGGATGTTTACCGCATCGAAGGAGATGCAGATTCAATCGACCTTGATGAATTTCTTTTTGGTTCAGGTGTGACGGTTATTGAGTGGGGACACCTATTAGGTGAGGCTCTTCCAGCCGACTATCTGGAATTAGAAATTCTTAAAGATGGTGAGGGCCGTGAAGTTGTCTTTCATGCTCATGGTCAACGAGCGACAGAACTTTTGAAAGGATTGACGGATGGAGTATGA
- a CDS encoding SP0191 family lipoprotein codes for MKKIVIGTVALLFLLAGCGQKKESAEPSKDTTTEALQSTLPVLENANNNTVVTKTLVLPVDENGVQQTQTITYKGKQFLTLTIQQKRQVSEDLKNFIAEHGLGEAKKALKEGEDKDESVQEARKIPGFSLETNLLSETEIETKTSYDFQVLDVKKASESEYLKNVGLENLLKNEPEEYIENRVASGATVQ; via the coding sequence ATGAAGAAGATAGTTATCGGTACAGTTGCCCTTCTATTTTTACTAGCTGGCTGTGGACAAAAAAAAGAGTCTGCGGAACCTTCTAAAGACACAACGACAGAAGCTCTTCAATCAACTCTACCTGTTTTAGAGAATGCCAATAACAATACAGTTGTAACCAAGACTCTTGTTCTACCTGTTGACGAAAATGGGGTTCAACAAACCCAGACCATTACCTATAAGGGCAAACAGTTCTTGACCTTAACGATTCAGCAAAAACGACAAGTTTCAGAAGACCTCAAGAACTTTATTGCAGAGCATGGATTAGGGGAAGCAAAAAAGGCCTTGAAAGAAGGTGAAGACAAGGATGAATCAGTCCAAGAAGCACGTAAAATTCCTGGATTTAGCCTTGAAACCAATCTTTTAAGTGAGACCGAGATTGAAACAAAAACAAGTTATGATTTTCAAGTTCTAGACGTTAAAAAGGCAAGCGAAAGCGAATATTTAAAAAATGTAGGTTTAGAAAATCTACTAAAAAACGAACCAGAAGAATATATTGAAAATAGAGTAGCAAGTGGCGCGACTGTCCAGTAA
- a CDS encoding NCS2 family permease encodes MDKLFKLKEHGTDVRTEVLAGLTTFFAMSYILFVNPQMLSQTGMPVQGVFLATIIGSVVGTLMMAFYANLPYAQAPGMGLNAFFTFTVVFGMGYTWKEALGMVFICGVISLIITLTNVRKMIIESIPTTLRSAISAGIGVFLAYVGIKNAGLLKFSIDPGTYTVAGEGADKAQAALTANSAAVPGLVDFNTPAVLVALAGLAITIFFVVKGIKGGIILSILTTTVLAIAVGLVNLSGIDFASNNLSAAVNDLGTLFGAALGSEGLGSLISNTSRLPETLMAILAFSLTDIFDTIGTLIGTGEKVGIIATSGENNESAKLDKALYSDLVATSVGAIAGTSNVTTYIESAAGIGAGGRTGLTALVVAICFALSSFFSPLLAIVPSAATAPILIIVGIMMLSNLKNIPWDDMSEAVPAFFTSIFMGFSYSITQGIAVGFLTYTLTKIVKGQIKEVHVMIWILDALFILNYISMALN; translated from the coding sequence ATGGACAAACTATTTAAACTAAAAGAGCACGGGACAGATGTCCGTACAGAGGTTCTTGCTGGTTTAACAACTTTCTTTGCAATGAGTTATATTCTCTTTGTAAACCCTCAAATGCTTTCACAAACAGGAATGCCTGTTCAGGGTGTATTCTTAGCAACAATCATCGGTTCTGTTGTGGGAACTTTGATGATGGCCTTCTATGCTAACTTGCCATATGCTCAAGCCCCAGGTATGGGACTTAACGCCTTCTTTACCTTTACAGTCGTATTTGGGATGGGTTATACTTGGAAAGAAGCTCTTGGGATGGTCTTCATCTGTGGAGTTATTTCACTGATTATTACATTGACCAATGTTCGTAAAATGATCATTGAGTCTATTCCTACAACACTTCGTTCAGCAATTTCAGCTGGTATTGGTGTTTTCCTTGCTTATGTTGGTATCAAGAATGCTGGCCTTTTGAAATTCTCAATTGACCCCGGTACTTATACTGTAGCAGGTGAAGGAGCAGATAAGGCTCAAGCGGCTCTTACTGCAAACTCAGCAGCTGTTCCAGGTTTGGTAGATTTCAATACTCCAGCTGTATTAGTAGCTCTTGCAGGTCTTGCTATTACGATCTTCTTTGTTGTTAAAGGTATCAAAGGTGGGATCATCCTTTCTATCTTAACAACGACAGTCCTTGCTATTGCGGTTGGTCTTGTTAATTTGTCAGGAATCGATTTTGCTAGCAACAATCTTTCAGCAGCAGTTAACGACCTAGGAACTTTGTTTGGTGCTGCTCTTGGATCAGAAGGTTTAGGATCTTTGATTTCAAACACGTCTCGCTTACCAGAAACCTTGATGGCCATTCTTGCCTTCTCATTGACAGATATTTTTGATACTATTGGTACTCTTATCGGTACAGGTGAAAAAGTTGGTATCATCGCTACAAGTGGTGAAAACAATGAATCAGCTAAATTAGATAAAGCTCTTTACTCTGACTTGGTGGCGACATCAGTTGGTGCCATTGCAGGTACTTCAAACGTTACAACTTATATTGAGTCAGCAGCAGGGATCGGTGCTGGTGGACGTACTGGATTGACAGCCTTAGTTGTTGCTATCTGTTTTGCCCTATCAAGCTTCTTTAGCCCACTTCTAGCGATTGTTCCTTCAGCTGCGACAGCACCAATTTTGATTATTGTCGGAATTATGATGCTCTCTAACTTGAAAAATATCCCTTGGGACGATATGTCAGAAGCAGTTCCAGCCTTCTTCACCTCTATCTTTATGGGATTCAGCTACTCAATCACACAAGGGATTGCCGTTGGTTTCTTGACTTATACTTTGACAAAGATTGTTAAAGGTCAAATCAAAGAAGTGCATGTCATGATTTGGATTTTGGATGCTTTGTTCATCTTGAACTACATTAGCATGGCTCTTAACTAA
- the mgtA gene encoding magnesium-translocating P-type ATPase: MKTTKERLAAAIQTPFKDSLAFYHTSLKGLDQEQVEENRDLYGENTITKGQEDSIFKKIYESIINPFTIILLVIAFISLVTNVWLAKPGQEDPTTSIIIVVLVLISGGIRFVQELRSDKATTNLSKMIVNTATVIRDDLEQELPIDDLVVGDLVKLSAGDMIPADVILFESRDFFVQQSGLTGESDAVEKLALNKATNQNVESLLEAESLAFMGTNVISGSAIAMVLAVGDDTMMGAIEQTLNTYDEPTSFEREMNSISWLLIRLMLVMVPIVFFANGLTDGDWLEAGVFALSVGVGLTPEMLPMIITASLAKGSIIMAKEKVVIKKLNAIQDLGAIDILCTDKTGTLTQDEIVLEYPLDIHGDLDMAVLRRAYLNSHFQTGLKNLMDRAIISRTEKEAKEHAILQNLDTSFQKIDELPFDFERRRMSVIVKDDSNVVSMVTKGALEEMLNISTHVEYRGEVIPLTEDIRQEVLAEVGQLNRQGLRVLGVGYKSGLREDYAYAVTDESDMILTGYLAFLDPPKPSAAPAIQALLEHGVKTKILTGDNEKVTQAICEKVGLDVEHILLGAEIDQMTDQELAEVVEKVTVFAKLSPDQKARIILQLKRNGHGVGYMGDGINDAPSMKVADVGISVDTAVDIAKETADVILLDKDLMVLETGIVEGRKVYANMTKYIKMTVSSNFGNIFSLLVASIFLPFLPMAPVHLIVLNLVYDLSCVALPFDNVDQDFLKQPHTWEAKSITRFMVWMGPISSIFDILTFIFLYFIIVPLVTGYHYVHGSESALQFIILFQTGWFIESMWSQTMVIHMLRTAKVPFVQSRPAWLVIFTTLVAAFFVTSLPYGPLVNILRLAPLGLPYFLFLVGIIFLYMFSVTVIKKFYIKKYREWL, from the coding sequence ATGAAAACTACAAAAGAAAGACTAGCAGCAGCTATTCAAACTCCATTTAAAGATAGTCTAGCTTTTTACCATACAAGTCTAAAAGGCTTAGACCAAGAACAAGTCGAAGAAAACCGTGACCTATATGGTGAAAACACCATTACAAAAGGTCAAGAGGATTCCATCTTTAAAAAGATTTATGAGTCCATTATCAATCCTTTCACAATCATTTTGCTTGTGATTGCCTTTATTTCTCTCGTTACAAACGTCTGGCTGGCCAAACCTGGTCAAGAGGATCCAACGACTTCTATCATTATCGTTGTCTTAGTTTTGATTTCAGGAGGTATCCGTTTTGTCCAAGAATTGCGGAGTGACAAGGCAACAACCAATCTTTCAAAAATGATTGTCAATACAGCAACTGTTATTCGCGATGATCTTGAACAAGAGTTACCCATCGATGACTTGGTTGTGGGAGACCTCGTGAAATTGAGCGCTGGAGATATGATTCCAGCAGATGTCATCTTATTTGAATCACGAGACTTTTTTGTTCAACAGTCAGGTTTGACTGGAGAAAGTGATGCAGTCGAAAAACTTGCTTTAAATAAAGCTACTAATCAAAATGTAGAGAGTCTTTTAGAAGCAGAATCTTTGGCATTCATGGGGACAAACGTTATCTCAGGAAGTGCGATAGCTATGGTTCTAGCAGTTGGTGATGACACCATGATGGGGGCCATTGAGCAAACTCTCAACACCTATGATGAACCAACTTCTTTTGAACGTGAAATGAACAGCATTTCTTGGCTCTTGATCCGCTTGATGCTTGTCATGGTTCCAATTGTGTTTTTCGCAAATGGTTTGACCGATGGAGACTGGCTAGAGGCTGGAGTTTTTGCCTTGAGCGTTGGTGTTGGACTTACACCAGAAATGCTACCAATGATTATTACAGCCAGCTTGGCCAAAGGTTCCATTATCATGGCCAAGGAAAAAGTGGTCATCAAAAAACTCAATGCTATCCAGGACTTAGGAGCAATCGATATCCTATGTACGGACAAAACTGGAACTTTAACGCAAGATGAGATTGTTTTAGAATACCCATTAGATATCCATGGCGATTTGGATATGGCAGTCTTAAGAAGAGCCTATCTAAATTCACATTTCCAAACAGGTTTGAAAAACTTGATGGACCGTGCTATCATCAGTAGAACTGAAAAAGAGGCCAAAGAACACGCTATCCTACAAAATTTAGATACTAGTTTCCAAAAAATCGACGAGCTTCCATTTGACTTTGAGCGCAGACGCATGAGTGTCATTGTCAAAGACGATAGCAATGTTGTTAGTATGGTTACCAAGGGTGCTTTAGAAGAAATGTTGAACATTTCGACACATGTGGAGTACCGTGGAGAAGTCATCCCTCTTACTGAAGACATTCGTCAAGAAGTGTTGGCAGAAGTTGGTCAATTAAACCGTCAAGGTTTGCGTGTCTTAGGTGTTGGTTACAAGTCAGGTCTACGTGAAGACTATGCCTATGCTGTGACTGATGAAAGTGACATGATCCTTACGGGTTACCTTGCCTTTTTGGATCCACCAAAACCATCTGCAGCACCTGCTATTCAAGCTCTGCTTGAGCATGGTGTCAAAACAAAAATTTTAACTGGGGATAATGAAAAAGTAACCCAAGCCATCTGTGAAAAGGTTGGTTTGGATGTTGAACACATCCTTTTGGGCGCTGAGATCGACCAAATGACAGACCAAGAATTGGCAGAAGTTGTTGAAAAAGTAACAGTCTTTGCTAAATTGTCACCTGACCAAAAAGCGCGTATCATTCTACAGTTGAAGAGAAACGGTCATGGAGTTGGTTATATGGGTGACGGTATTAATGATGCCCCATCTATGAAGGTAGCAGATGTCGGTATTTCTGTAGATACAGCAGTAGACATTGCCAAAGAAACAGCGGATGTTATTTTGTTAGACAAGGATCTCATGGTTCTTGAAACTGGTATCGTTGAAGGTCGTAAGGTCTACGCCAACATGACCAAGTACATCAAGATGACCGTCAGTTCAAACTTTGGGAATATCTTCTCACTCCTTGTTGCGAGTATCTTCTTGCCATTTTTACCAATGGCTCCTGTTCATCTCATTGTTTTAAACCTAGTCTATGATTTGTCTTGTGTGGCATTGCCATTTGATAATGTGGATCAAGACTTCCTCAAACAACCTCATACATGGGAAGCAAAATCTATTACTCGATTTATGGTTTGGATGGGTCCGATTTCATCGATCTTTGATATTTTGACCTTTATTTTCCTCTATTTTATCATTGTTCCTTTGGTGACAGGCTATCATTATGTTCATGGTTCTGAATCTGCCCTTCAGTTTATTATCTTGTTCCAAACAGGATGGTTCATCGAATCTATGTGGTCTCAAACCATGGTCATCCATATGCTTCGTACAGCAAAAGTTCCTTTTGTACAAAGCAGACCAGCTTGGCTTGTGATTTTTACAACTTTGGTTGCAGCTTTCTTTGTAACTAGTTTACCTTATGGACCACTAGTAAATATCCTGCGTTTAGCTCCGTTGGGACTGCCATACTTCTTGTTTTTGGTCGGTATTATTTTCTTGTACATGTTTAGCGTCACCGTTATTAAGAAGTTTTACATTAAGAAGTACAGAGAGTGGTTATAG
- a CDS encoding DUF1292 domain-containing protein — translation MSHDHNHDHEERELITLVDEQGNETLFEILLTIDGKEEFGKNYVLLVPVNAEEDENGEVEIQAYSFTENEDGTEGELQPIPEDSDDEWNMIEEVFNSFMEE, via the coding sequence ATGTCACACGATCACAACCACGATCACGAAGAACGTGAACTTATTACACTTGTAGATGAGCAAGGAAACGAAACTTTATTTGAAATCCTTTTGACTATTGACGGAAAAGAAGAATTTGGTAAAAACTATGTTCTTCTTGTACCAGTTAACGCAGAAGAAGATGAAAACGGCGAAGTTGAAATTCAAGCTTACTCATTCACTGAAAATGAAGACGGAACAGAAGGTGAATTGCAACCAATCCCTGAAGATTCAGACGATGAATGGAACATGATTGAAGAAGTCTTCAACAGCTTTATGGAGGAGTAA
- the spx gene encoding transcriptional regulator Spx — MIKIYTVSSCTSCKKAKTWLNAHQLSYKEQNLGKEGISREELLDILTKTDNGIASIVSSKNRYAKALGVDIEDLSVNEVLNLIMETPRILKSPILVDEKRLQVGYKEDDIRAFLPRSVRNVENAEARLRAAL, encoded by the coding sequence ATGATCAAAATTTATACAGTCTCAAGTTGTACTAGCTGTAAAAAAGCTAAGACCTGGCTCAATGCCCACCAGTTAAGTTATAAAGAACAAAACCTCGGTAAAGAGGGGATTTCTAGAGAAGAACTATTAGATATTCTAACGAAAACAGACAATGGAATTGCGAGCATTGTATCATCAAAGAATCGCTACGCTAAAGCTCTTGGAGTTGATATCGAAGATTTGAGTGTCAATGAAGTGCTTAATTTAATCATGGAAACACCACGCATCCTAAAAAGTCCAATTCTTGTCGACGAGAAACGTTTACAAGTTGGCTATAAAGAAGATGACATTCGTGCCTTCTTGCCACGCTCTGTCCGCAATGTAGAAAATGCAGAAGCACGTTTACGTGCAGCACTATAA
- the ruvX gene encoding Holliday junction resolvase RuvX, translating to MRIMGLDVGSKTVGVAISDPLGFTAQGLEIIQINEDQGEFGFERLKELVDSYKVERFVVGLPKNMNNTSGPRVEASQAYGAKLEELFGLPVEYQDERLTTVAAERMLIEQADVSRNKRKKVIDKLAAQLILQNYLDRKF from the coding sequence ATGAGAATTATGGGGTTGGACGTTGGTTCCAAAACAGTAGGAGTAGCGATTAGCGATCCGTTAGGGTTTACAGCACAAGGACTCGAAATCATCCAAATCAATGAAGACCAGGGAGAGTTCGGTTTTGAACGACTCAAGGAATTGGTTGATAGCTATAAGGTGGAGCGCTTTGTTGTTGGTTTGCCTAAAAATATGAACAATACCAGTGGACCGCGGGTTGAAGCGAGTCAAGCATATGGGGCAAAACTGGAAGAACTCTTTGGTTTGCCAGTGGAGTACCAGGATGAACGCCTAACTACGGTTGCTGCAGAGCGCATGTTGATTGAGCAAGCAGACGTTAGTCGTAATAAGCGTAAAAAAGTTATTGATAAATTAGCGGCTCAATTGATTTTGCAAAATTATTTAGATAGAAAATTTTAA
- a CDS encoding folylpolyglutamate synthase/dihydrofolate synthase family protein, translating to MIEVEKWLHSRIGLNFRSGLGRMQRAVDLLENPEQTYPIIHVTGTNGKGSTIAFMRELFVSHGKKVGTFTSPHIVSIHDRICINGEPISDVDFIRLAEQVKAMEQRLLETHDQLSFFELLTLIALLYFKEQGVDLVLLEVGIGGLLDTTNVVTGEIAVITSIGLDHQETLGNSLAEIAEQKAGIFKSGKSAVIVNLAPEAQMVCQKVAEDLRVTLYQADQDFSFKNGCFSSSLADLNQLKLGLEGAYQEENAALALQAFLLFMAQRDENVDQEAIRTALRTTRWAGRLEAITDHIYLDGAHNLPALERLVEFIQEKIQQGYQAQILFGALKRKDYGGMLTSLTEHLPDATLYVTTFDYQGSLEEQDLGGYTSIASYRDFIDHFEASAGEQDLLFVTGSLYFISEVRAYLMNPKSFD from the coding sequence ATGATTGAAGTAGAAAAATGGCTTCATAGTCGGATTGGCTTGAATTTTAGATCAGGCTTGGGACGGATGCAAAGAGCAGTAGATTTACTGGAGAATCCTGAGCAAACCTATCCGATTATCCATGTAACGGGTACTAATGGGAAGGGGTCAACCATTGCCTTTATGAGGGAACTCTTTGTTTCTCATGGCAAGAAGGTTGGGACCTTTACTTCGCCACACATTGTTAGCATCCATGATCGTATTTGTATCAATGGAGAGCCCATATCGGACGTAGATTTTATTCGTTTAGCAGAACAAGTCAAAGCAATGGAGCAGAGACTTCTAGAAACCCATGATCAGCTATCTTTTTTTGAGTTGCTGACCTTAATTGCTCTACTCTATTTTAAAGAGCAAGGGGTGGATTTAGTCTTACTTGAAGTAGGGATTGGTGGACTTCTTGATACCACTAATGTGGTGACTGGGGAGATTGCAGTCATCACATCAATCGGCCTCGATCATCAGGAGACCTTAGGTAATAGCTTGGCAGAAATTGCTGAACAGAAAGCAGGAATTTTTAAGTCAGGTAAGTCGGCTGTTATTGTAAATCTAGCTCCTGAAGCACAGATGGTTTGTCAAAAGGTTGCAGAAGATTTGAGAGTGACTCTCTACCAAGCTGATCAAGATTTTTCTTTCAAGAATGGATGTTTCTCTTCCTCTCTAGCGGACTTGAACCAACTAAAACTGGGATTGGAAGGAGCCTATCAGGAGGAAAATGCAGCTCTTGCCTTGCAGGCTTTTCTATTGTTTATGGCACAAAGAGATGAGAATGTTGACCAAGAAGCGATTCGAACTGCTTTGCGAACTACCAGATGGGCTGGGCGTCTTGAAGCAATCACTGACCACATCTATTTGGATGGCGCTCATAACTTACCAGCTCTGGAGCGTTTGGTTGAGTTTATTCAAGAAAAAATCCAGCAAGGTTATCAAGCTCAAATTCTTTTTGGTGCCCTGAAGAGAAAAGATTATGGCGGTATGTTGACATCCTTAACTGAGCATTTGCCTGATGCAACTCTCTATGTTACGACTTTTGATTACCAAGGTTCCTTGGAGGAGCAAGACTTGGGAGGTTATACAAGCATTGCTTCTTATCGAGATTTTATAGATCACTTTGAAGCTTCTGCAGGAGAGCAAGACTTGCTATTTGTGACAGGTTCTCTCTATTTTATATCTGAGGTTCGTGCCTATCTTATGAATCCAAAGTCATTTGATTGA
- a CDS encoding SP_0198 family lipoprotein — MSLKKFTLSLASLASLSLLVACSPKDQATLSTQASTSTEVTTAQSAETTVSSSTIRSVTNIDGTYKGQDDGDSITLVVTGNTGTWTEVEPDGDQEIKKVTFEPDSQKVIIGDDVKIYVAEENQIIIDDMDREVSDRIVLKK; from the coding sequence ATGTCACTAAAAAAATTCACACTTTCTCTTGCTTCTTTGGCAAGTCTTAGTCTCTTAGTTGCATGTTCACCAAAAGATCAAGCAACTCTTTCAACTCAAGCAAGTACTAGTACGGAAGTAACGACTGCTCAGTCAGCAGAAACGACTGTTTCTAGTTCGACTATTAGATCAGTAACCAACATTGATGGCACCTATAAAGGACAAGATGATGGAGATAGCATTACTCTCGTTGTTACTGGTAATACTGGAACATGGACGGAAGTAGAACCTGATGGTGATCAGGAAATTAAGAAGGTAACTTTTGAACCAGACAGTCAGAAAGTCATCATCGGAGATGACGTCAAGATTTATGTAGCTGAGGAGAATCAAATAATCATCGATGACATGGACCGTGAGGTTTCTGATCGTATTGTTTTAAAAAAATAG
- a CDS encoding IreB family regulatory phosphoprotein — MGFTEETVRFKLDDSNKKEISETLTEVYASLNEKGYNPINQIVGYVLSGDPAYVPRYNNARNQIRKYERDEIVEELVRYYLKGQGVDL, encoded by the coding sequence ATGGGATTTACTGAAGAAACCGTACGTTTTAAATTGGACGATTCCAATAAAAAAGAGATCAGTGAAACATTGACAGAAGTCTATGCTTCATTGAACGAGAAGGGGTATAACCCTATTAATCAAATTGTGGGCTATGTTCTCAGTGGAGACCCAGCTTACGTTCCTCGTTACAATAACGCAAGAAATCAAATCCGTAAATACGAACGCGATGAGATTGTTGAAGAATTGGTCCGCTACTACCTTAAGGGACAAGGAGTCGATCTATAA
- a CDS encoding Xaa-Pro peptidase family protein: MNKRVQAFLDKMQEKELDGIIINNLKNVYYLTGFWGSNGTVFISRDRQILVTDARYIIAAKQEVTGFEIFAERDELATIAKIAKDMGLSRIGFEDEISVSYYHRMQTAFEGLELVPQTQFVEALRMIKDETEIATIRKACSISDQAFHDALDFIKPGKTEIEIANFLDFRMRELGAAGLSFDTILASGINSSKPHAHPMHKPVELGEAITMDFGCLYDHYVSDMTRTIYLGHVSDEQAEIYNTVLKANQALIDQAKDGLGFRDFDKIPRDIIVEAGYGEYFTHGIGHGIGLDIHEEPYFSQTSKEVIKSGMVLTDEPGIYIEGKYGVRIEDDILITDTGCELLTLAPKELIVI, translated from the coding sequence ATGAATAAACGTGTGCAAGCATTTCTCGATAAAATGCAAGAAAAAGAACTAGATGGAATCATTATCAACAACCTTAAAAATGTCTACTATTTGACAGGATTTTGGGGTTCAAATGGAACAGTCTTTATCAGTCGTGACCGTCAAATTTTGGTGACGGATGCCCGCTATATCATCGCTGCTAAGCAAGAAGTTACTGGTTTTGAGATTTTTGCAGAACGTGACGAGTTGGCTACAATCGCAAAAATTGCGAAAGACATGGGTCTTTCTCGTATCGGGTTTGAAGATGAAATTTCAGTTTCTTATTATCACCGTATGCAAACTGCCTTTGAAGGTTTGGAACTAGTTCCACAAACTCAGTTTGTTGAAGCGCTTCGCATGATTAAGGATGAGACAGAGATTGCGACGATTCGTAAGGCTTGTTCAATATCAGACCAAGCTTTCCACGATGCCCTTGACTTTATCAAGCCAGGGAAGACTGAAATTGAAATTGCCAACTTCCTTGATTTCCGTATGCGTGAGTTGGGAGCGGCAGGTTTGTCTTTTGATACCATTCTAGCGAGCGGCATCAACTCTTCTAAACCCCATGCTCACCCAATGCACAAGCCAGTAGAACTAGGCGAAGCTATCACTATGGATTTTGGGTGCCTTTATGACCATTATGTCAGTGATATGACCCGTACCATCTACCTTGGTCATGTCAGTGATGAACAAGCAGAAATCTACAACACTGTTTTGAAGGCTAACCAAGCTCTGATTGACCAAGCTAAGGATGGATTAGGTTTCCGTGATTTTGATAAAATCCCTCGTGATATTATTGTGGAAGCTGGCTATGGAGAATACTTTACACACGGTATCGGGCACGGTATCGGACTTGATATCCACGAAGAACCTTACTTTAGCCAAACTTCCAAAGAAGTTATTAAATCGGGTATGGTCTTGACTGATGAACCTGGTATTTATATTGAAGGTAAATACGGGGTTCGTATCGAAGATGATATCCTGATTACAGATACAGGTTGTGAGTTATTAACCCTTGCTCCAAAAGAATTAATCGTAATCTAA
- a CDS encoding Cof-type HAD-IIB family hydrolase → MTKKMIAVDLDGTLLNGESKLSDFTKETIKKISKEGHHVVIATGRPYRMAKDFYDQLELETPMINFNGSLTHLPGKAWKHEKCLTVDKKYLLDIVKRKEDIEADFIAGEYRKKFYITAPDKEIADPKLFGVENFRPENQFKSDLVTKGPNCILLQTRADDKYALAEEMTSFYKHQLNINTWGGPLNILECTPKGVHKAFALEYLLNVMNIDRQNLIAFGDEHNDQEMLSFAGRGYAMKNANPALLSFADEQLPLTNEEDGVAHFLQERFL, encoded by the coding sequence ATGACTAAAAAAATGATTGCCGTTGACTTAGACGGTACTTTACTTAATGGAGAAAGCAAACTCTCTGACTTTACAAAAGAAACCATTAAAAAAATTTCTAAGGAAGGCCACCATGTGGTTATCGCAACCGGTCGCCCATATCGTATGGCCAAAGATTTTTATGACCAACTTGAACTTGAGACTCCTATGATCAACTTCAACGGTTCACTCACTCACCTACCTGGTAAGGCTTGGAAACATGAAAAATGCCTTACTGTGGACAAAAAATACCTCTTGGATATCGTAAAACGAAAAGAGGACATCGAGGCAGACTTTATCGCAGGTGAATACCGTAAAAAGTTTTACATTACAGCCCCGGACAAAGAAATTGCCGATCCTAAATTGTTTGGTGTTGAAAACTTTCGCCCTGAAAATCAATTCAAGTCTGACTTAGTGACTAAGGGGCCAAACTGTATTTTATTACAAACTAGGGCAGACGATAAATATGCACTGGCTGAAGAGATGACCAGCTTTTACAAGCATCAGCTTAATATCAATACTTGGGGTGGCCCTTTGAACATCCTCGAGTGTACACCAAAAGGTGTTCACAAGGCATTTGCTCTTGAATACCTTCTAAATGTCATGAATATAGACAGACAGAACCTGATTGCCTTTGGTGACGAACACAATGACCAAGAAATGCTCTCCTTTGCAGGTAGAGGATATGCCATGAAAAATGCTAATCCCGCTCTACTTTCTTTCGCAGACGAGCAATTACCATTGACTAATGAAGAAGATGGAGTTGCTCACTTTTTACAAGAGCGATTCCTCTAA